A genomic stretch from bacterium includes:
- a CDS encoding thrombospondin type 3 repeat-containing protein, which translates to MKSWRRHGPAALALLCALFASSAALADLALRNQERSARLNRVVSGLLPPDGLLAVGVAGGFFAAYHGPADLRYPIGFRTAGLELEYGPWPWLNLRLDQPYRTWSGGRDDLPASGSGLADGGAGLLVSLPMPSRGLGLAFDARTTLPTGNEADGLGEGSPSPYAGLALSAALWTRAQMPELRLHLNFGRRFQSRDEGRGAVVVGRLESWPPLYPAVRAGGAASDNDATVFGAALEFRKSLVSLFVEYYGERYGDAVDISAREFPRHLAAGLRWGGEEGLALSWGYEVPLGLEDPATSFVAAYPDFVLHAGLSYSFAAGGSDSDRDGIPDRLDLCPGAAEDRDGHLDEDGCPDPDNDEDGIPDVEDLAPDYPEDYDGYLDHDGIPDLDNDGDGILDAADACPDVPEDMDGHQDADGCPEEFLDADGDGLPDEEDLCPGDAEDPDGFEDEDGCPEEDNDLDGIADALDQCPGVAEDYDGVADEDGCPE; encoded by the coding sequence TTGAAATCGTGGCGGCGACACGGTCCGGCCGCGCTGGCCTTGCTCTGTGCCCTGTTCGCCTCTTCGGCCGCGCTGGCCGACCTGGCCCTGCGGAACCAGGAGCGGTCGGCCCGGCTCAACCGGGTCGTATCTGGTCTGCTGCCTCCGGACGGATTGCTGGCGGTGGGCGTCGCCGGCGGCTTCTTCGCCGCGTATCACGGTCCCGCTGACCTGCGCTATCCGATCGGTTTCAGGACTGCCGGCCTGGAGCTTGAATACGGTCCGTGGCCCTGGTTGAACCTGCGCCTCGACCAGCCCTACCGCACCTGGTCGGGCGGACGCGACGACCTGCCAGCCAGCGGGAGCGGGCTTGCCGATGGTGGCGCCGGGCTGCTCGTGTCGTTGCCCATGCCGTCGCGGGGTCTCGGACTGGCCTTCGACGCCCGTACGACGCTGCCCACCGGCAACGAGGCCGACGGCCTCGGTGAGGGTTCGCCGTCGCCGTACGCCGGTCTGGCGCTGAGCGCGGCCCTGTGGACGCGCGCACAGATGCCCGAACTGCGGCTGCACCTGAACTTCGGCCGCCGTTTCCAGTCTCGGGACGAGGGCCGGGGCGCCGTCGTCGTCGGCAGACTCGAGTCCTGGCCGCCGCTGTACCCGGCGGTGCGCGCGGGAGGCGCCGCCTCCGACAACGACGCGACCGTGTTCGGCGCGGCATTGGAGTTTCGCAAGTCGCTGGTCAGCCTCTTCGTGGAATACTACGGGGAGCGCTACGGCGACGCGGTCGACATCTCGGCACGCGAGTTCCCCCGCCATCTCGCCGCCGGCCTGCGCTGGGGCGGGGAGGAGGGCCTGGCGCTGTCGTGGGGCTACGAAGTGCCCTTGGGACTGGAAGACCCGGCCACGTCCTTCGTCGCGGCCTATCCCGACTTCGTCCTCCACGCCGGTCTGTCCTACAGCTTCGCGGCCGGCGGCTCGGACTCCGACCGCGACGGCATCCCCGACCGGCTCGACCTCTGCCCCGGCGCGGCGGAGGACCGCGACGGCCACCTCGACGAGGACGGCTGCCCCGATCCCGACAACGACGAGGACGGCATTCCCGATGTCGAAGACCTGGCCCCCGATTATCCGGAGGACTACGACGGCTATCTGGACCACGACGGCATTCCAGACCTCGACAACGACGGGGACGGCATTCTCGACGCGGCCGACGCGTGCCCCGACGTACCCGAGGACATGGACGGTCACCAGGACGCGGACGGCTGTCCCGAGGAGTTCCTGGACGCGGACGGCGACGGCCTCCCCGACGAGGAGGACCTCTGTCCCGGCGACGCCGAGGATCCGGACGGCTTCGAGGACGAGGACGGCTGCCCGGAGGAGGACAACGATCTCGACGGCATCGCTGATGCCCTGGATCAATGTCCCGGTGTGGCGGAGGATTACGACGGGGTGGCGGACGAGGACGGCTGCCCCGAGTGA
- the mazG gene encoding nucleoside triphosphate pyrophosphohydrolase, which produces MSLPHTQALLRTIRTLRAPGGCPWDQKQTVADAARFLLDEAGELLDAALAGDAEHVAEELGDLLFMVAFCCEILGETEPFAFEDVARGGNEKLIRRHPHVFGDVSAANHAESQIHWNAMKAAEKRANGQEEPEPTALKDLPASSSPLRQAHTYQQDAAEVGFDWPEVDGIWEKLREEMDELAAAAALADRGAVEHEVGDILLAVVNLSRRLGVEADDALRKANRRFRERFRGVESRFHDHAAMREAGIDRLEEAWQQAKAEEARDT; this is translated from the coding sequence ATGAGCCTGCCGCACACCCAAGCCCTGCTGCGGACCATCCGCACCCTGCGCGCGCCGGGCGGTTGCCCCTGGGACCAGAAGCAGACCGTCGCCGACGCCGCGCGGTTCCTGCTGGACGAGGCCGGCGAGCTGCTGGATGCGGCGCTGGCCGGCGACGCCGAGCACGTCGCCGAGGAGTTGGGCGACCTGCTGTTCATGGTGGCCTTCTGCTGCGAGATACTGGGCGAGACGGAGCCCTTCGCCTTCGAGGACGTGGCGCGTGGGGGCAACGAGAAACTCATACGCCGGCACCCCCACGTCTTCGGCGACGTGAGCGCCGCGAACCATGCCGAGAGCCAGATCCACTGGAACGCCATGAAGGCAGCCGAGAAACGGGCCAACGGCCAGGAGGAACCCGAGCCGACGGCCCTGAAGGACCTGCCGGCTTCGTCGTCTCCCCTGCGCCAGGCCCACACCTACCAGCAGGACGCCGCCGAGGTCGGCTTCGACTGGCCGGAGGTCGACGGCATCTGGGAGAAGCTGCGCGAGGAAATGGACGAGCTGGCGGCGGCCGCGGCGCTGGCCGACCGTGGGGCCGTGGAGCACGAGGTCGGCGACATCCTGCTGGCCGTGGTCAACCTCTCGCGCCGGCTGGGCGTGGAAGCCGACGACGCCCTGCGCAAGGCGAACCGTCGCTTCCGCGAGCGTTTCCGCGGCGTCGAGAGCCGCTTCCACGATCACGCGGCCATGCGCGAAGCGGGCATCGACAGGCTCGAAGAGGCCTGGCAACAGGCCAAGGCCGAAGAGGCCCGGGACACCTGA
- a CDS encoding DUF1844 domain-containing protein: MSEQMSKHDQVLLTLVMNLQGSVMVQLGKLADPATGKMARSLDGARYVIDVLEMLQTKCRAETHPEIVTMLDRVVMELQLNYTDEVKKGGDEPEPPVAEDAGDSAKSTPDEPAPEAQA; this comes from the coding sequence ATGTCCGAGCAGATGAGCAAGCACGACCAGGTGTTGCTGACCCTGGTCATGAACCTGCAGGGGAGCGTCATGGTCCAGCTGGGCAAGTTGGCGGACCCCGCCACCGGCAAGATGGCCCGCAGCCTCGACGGCGCGCGCTACGTCATCGACGTCCTGGAGATGCTGCAGACCAAGTGTCGCGCGGAGACCCATCCGGAGATCGTGACCATGCTCGACCGCGTGGTGATGGAGCTACAGCTCAACTACACCGATGAGGTGAAGAAGGGCGGGGACGAGCCGGAACCACCGGTCGCCGAAGACGCAGGCGATTCCGCGAAGTCGACGCCGGACGAGCCGGCCCCGGAGGCCCAGGCTTGA
- a CDS encoding DUF21 domain-containing protein, whose amino-acid sequence MMHGSAPLAWDLVVLVVAVCVLASGFMSGTETGLMSVSRIRLRFLELRREHARATELTRLLGRVEDPILTCLIGTNLFNVLGSAVLTVAFTARYAENGEVVAAAVESVLVITLAEIVPKVLYREYPERLTLASLPVLRVAMTMLAPVRWILMAYSRLLQALLPGRGAGESRALGRAAMTSLLSTHPVAGQDRRFTEILDRCLALADLDLTAIMTPWPRVKKLPRTATLAECRAAAAEFGNSRLPVIEQTGSGVPGWLLVRDLLFVDPAAAWDDLPPAMIRTCPYVDRSISPWALFEEMRWQQQQMAVVTDHAGNPLGLVTLEDLLEILVGSIEDEFDRAMVASY is encoded by the coding sequence ATGATGCACGGTAGCGCGCCTCTCGCCTGGGATCTGGTGGTTCTCGTCGTCGCCGTCTGCGTGCTCGCCTCCGGTTTCATGTCCGGCACGGAGACCGGCCTGATGAGCGTCAGCCGCATCCGTCTGCGTTTCCTGGAGCTGCGGCGGGAGCATGCGCGCGCGACGGAACTGACGCGGCTGCTCGGCCGGGTGGAGGATCCCATCCTGACCTGCCTGATCGGCACCAACCTGTTCAACGTGCTCGGCAGCGCCGTGCTGACGGTCGCGTTCACGGCCCGCTACGCCGAGAACGGCGAAGTGGTGGCGGCGGCCGTGGAATCGGTGCTTGTCATCACCCTGGCCGAGATCGTGCCGAAGGTCCTCTACCGCGAGTACCCCGAGCGGTTGACCCTGGCCTCGCTGCCGGTGCTGCGCGTGGCCATGACGATGCTGGCGCCGGTGCGTTGGATCCTCATGGCCTATTCGCGCCTGTTGCAGGCGCTGCTGCCGGGACGGGGCGCGGGCGAGAGCCGGGCCCTGGGACGCGCCGCCATGACGTCGCTGCTGTCGACGCATCCCGTGGCCGGCCAGGACCGCCGTTTCACGGAGATCCTGGACCGTTGCCTCGCGCTGGCCGACCTGGACCTGACGGCGATCATGACACCCTGGCCGCGTGTGAAGAAGCTGCCGCGCACCGCCACCCTCGCGGAATGCCGCGCCGCAGCCGCCGAGTTCGGCAACAGCCGTCTGCCCGTGATCGAGCAGACCGGCTCCGGCGTGCCGGGCTGGCTTCTCGTGCGCGATCTGCTCTTCGTGGATCCTGCCGCGGCCTGGGACGACCTGCCCCCCGCCATGATCCGCACCTGCCCCTATGTGGACCGGTCCATCTCGCCCTGGGCGCTGTTCGAGGAGATGCGCTGGCAACAGCAACAGATGGCCGTGGTGACGGACCATGCGGGGAACCCGCTCGGGCTGGTGACGTTGGAGGATCTGCTCGAGATCCTCGTGGGCAGCATCGAGGACGAGTTCGATCGCGCCATGGTCGCAAGTTATTGA